From a region of the Candidatus Bathyarchaeota archaeon genome:
- a CDS encoding nucleotidyltransferase domain-containing protein: protein MELVSLSPEGRIVLTLKHGKHTYSELKLETGLSDRWLTIKLKELESGGFMEKSGKWYGLSGELAISAYELSLYMSSQAKRMASELAKLYYVRAIILFGGVAQKNAHEYSDLDMIIVVSESADKVKKEVMSEISKLESKYHLTIEPLVLAEEDFLDNVYSHEGGIVYGVAEGYEVLVDKTGEFAEILHDRVEEIKRSHDHLEEAGIWLKVR, encoded by the coding sequence TTGGAGTTGGTTTCTTTAAGCCCTGAGGGGAGAATTGTGTTAACCTTGAAGCATGGAAAACATACTTATAGCGAGTTGAAGTTGGAGACCGGGCTGAGTGACAGGTGGTTAACGATCAAACTCAAAGAATTGGAAAGTGGAGGGTTTATGGAGAAAAGTGGCAAGTGGTATGGCTTAAGCGGGGAGTTGGCGATTTCGGCTTATGAATTAAGTTTGTATATGAGCTCCCAAGCCAAAAGGATGGCGAGCGAGCTTGCAAAGTTGTATTATGTTAGGGCGATTATTCTCTTCGGCGGCGTGGCTCAGAAAAACGCTCATGAGTACAGTGATTTAGACATGATAATTGTTGTGAGCGAGTCGGCTGATAAGGTGAAAAAGGAGGTTATGTCGGAAATTTCGAAACTGGAATCGAAGTACCATTTAACGATTGAGCCATTAGTCTTGGCGGAGGAAGATTTTCTGGATAATGTTTACTCACATGAAGGCGGCATCGTTTATGGTGTCGCTGAGGGCTACGAGGTTTTGGTTGATAAAACAGGTGAGTTCGCTGAGATTTTGCATGATAGAGTTGAGGAAATTAAACGTAGCCATGATCACTTGGAGGAAGCAGGGATATGGTTGAAAGTAAGGTAG
- a CDS encoding HEPN domain-containing protein: protein MVESKVEVLLRVSEVNLARAGKRFDAGEYDSAVFHASMAVESAANAMILDLGGAEARNHRAISGLAAVLRRVKPELLKEERYVQLIERGRELQREVVYARYPLKVAGRWVTPMEYYTREKTMVVIENARFVVDGIKVYLKRTTT from the coding sequence ATGGTTGAAAGTAAGGTAGAAGTATTGTTGAGAGTTTCTGAAGTGAATCTTGCTAGGGCAGGAAAACGTTTCGATGCTGGAGAGTATGATTCCGCCGTTTTTCACGCTTCGATGGCTGTTGAAAGCGCCGCGAATGCTATGATTCTTGATCTTGGAGGTGCTGAAGCTAGGAATCACAGGGCAATCAGCGGTTTGGCTGCGGTTCTCAGGAGGGTGAAGCCAGAGTTGCTAAAGGAAGAAAGGTACGTGCAGTTGATTGAACGAGGAAGAGAGCTACAGAGGGAAGTTGTATACGCACGTTATCCTCTTAAGGTGGCTGGTAGGTGGGTGACTCCTATGGAATATTATACTCGAGAGAAAACGATGGTGGTAATCGAAAACGCTAGGTTTGTGGTCGATGGAATAAAGGTTTACCTTAAAAGAACAACAACTTGA
- a CDS encoding zinc ribbon domain-containing protein codes for MPSSRSWFWGNIQQSAYAGWFLALLCGSSVGSGASLLFFTRMLLGRIQPIDPNVYADVQLLSAFLIFIGLASGVLGIFATYNSTKMATGRPAASPFVGKRYCRYCGAENKNDAYFCEKCGKMIAEG; via the coding sequence ATGCCAAGTTCTAGAAGTTGGTTTTGGGGCAATATTCAGCAGTCAGCGTACGCTGGATGGTTTCTAGCTTTGCTTTGTGGTTCTAGCGTCGGATCTGGGGCTTCGCTTCTCTTTTTCACACGAATGTTATTAGGAAGAATTCAACCGATTGATCCGAATGTTTACGCAGATGTACAACTTCTAAGTGCATTTCTTATCTTCATAGGTCTGGCAAGTGGAGTACTAGGAATCTTCGCAACATACAACTCTACGAAAATGGCAACTGGAAGACCTGCAGCTTCTCCCTTTGTTGGAAAGAGATATTGTCGGTATTGTGGAGCAGAGAACAAAAATGATGCTTATTTCTGTGAGAAATGTGGAAAGATGATAGCTGAAGGATAG
- a CDS encoding NAD-dependent epimerase/dehydratase family protein produces the protein MNTLVTGGAGFIGSHLCNSLAQHNWEVTILDNLSAGSEENIRHLLKRTPKKVKLLEGDCTNPAHVRKALKNVEIVYHFAANPEVRLELSDPPTCFRQNIYATHILLQQLKNNPQVNTIVFASTSTIYGEPQTVPTPENYAPLKPISLYGASKLAGEALLSAYAHTYNKKAIILRLANTIGPRSQHGVIHDFIQKLRKNPKQLEILGDGTQTKSYLYITDCIKAIETAYKTARNQVEIYNVGSEDQINVKVIAKIVIEEMNLKNVQFTYTGGIDGGRGWKGDVKNMLLNITKLKAEGWNPTHNSIQAIRKATKHAITNCNTSKFHHRFLPHK, from the coding sequence ATGAATACGCTTGTTACAGGAGGCGCAGGTTTCATTGGAAGCCACCTTTGCAACTCATTAGCTCAGCACAACTGGGAAGTAACAATCTTAGACAATCTTTCCGCTGGTTCAGAAGAGAACATCAGACACCTTCTAAAGCGGACACCCAAAAAAGTGAAACTGCTTGAAGGCGACTGTACAAACCCCGCTCACGTTAGAAAAGCCCTAAAAAACGTTGAAATCGTCTATCACTTTGCTGCCAACCCAGAAGTTCGATTAGAATTAAGCGATCCCCCGACATGCTTCAGGCAGAACATCTACGCAACTCACATCCTACTTCAACAACTTAAAAACAACCCACAAGTCAACACGATTGTCTTCGCTAGCACATCTACAATCTATGGCGAACCCCAAACCGTACCTACACCCGAAAATTATGCCCCACTAAAACCTATATCATTGTACGGCGCATCAAAACTCGCAGGCGAAGCTCTCCTCTCAGCTTACGCTCACACATACAACAAGAAAGCCATAATTCTCCGCCTAGCCAACACCATTGGACCACGAAGCCAACACGGTGTCATCCATGACTTCATCCAAAAACTCCGCAAAAACCCAAAACAACTTGAAATCCTAGGCGACGGAACCCAAACCAAATCCTACCTCTACATAACCGACTGCATAAAAGCCATAGAAACAGCCTACAAAACAGCCAGGAACCAAGTAGAAATCTACAACGTAGGCTCAGAAGACCAAATAAACGTTAAAGTCATAGCCAAAATCGTCATAGAAGAAATGAACCTAAAGAACGTACAATTCACATACACAGGCGGCATAGACGGAGGAAGAGGCTGGAAAGGCGATGTCAAAAACATGCTCCTCAACATAACCAAACTAAAAGCAGAAGGATGGAACCCAACACACAACAGCATCCAAGCCATAAGAAAAGCAACCAAACATGCAATAACGAACTGCAACACATCTAAGTTTCATCATCGTTTTTTACCCCATAAATGA
- a CDS encoding M42 family metallopeptidase yields the protein MIDKKARNLLGAILESFGPAGFERETATIVKRHVKKYADKVTTDKLGSVIFSHEGTAKRPRVLLTGHIDEVGFVISGIDDKTGFLTFNPLGGWWDQVLLSQRVVIRTEKGDIQGIIAAKPPHLLSPEERKKVVEKKSMHIDIGATSKKEAEKMGVKIGNPAVPWSPFSTIKNGKFGMGKAFDDRIGAFVIMEVLREIAEKNIKHPNTFYGAATVQEEVGARGAATVAHLVDPDVAIVLEVDIAGDVPGVKPSEAPTKIGKGPSLLTYDRSMIPNQPLKQFVINTAKKMKIPLQLSMAAAGGTDASRIHMSRAGCPSIVISIPTRHIHSHVGILSFEDVEKTIKLTLGLVKLLSKKKVDSFTAF from the coding sequence ATGATCGACAAAAAAGCCAGAAATCTTCTCGGGGCAATCCTCGAATCCTTTGGCCCAGCGGGTTTTGAACGGGAAACAGCCACAATCGTAAAGAGACACGTCAAAAAGTACGCTGATAAAGTAACCACAGACAAGTTAGGTTCTGTAATTTTCAGTCATGAAGGCACAGCCAAACGGCCTAGAGTCCTGCTTACAGGACACATTGACGAAGTCGGGTTTGTAATCTCTGGAATAGATGACAAGACAGGCTTCCTAACATTCAACCCCCTAGGCGGATGGTGGGACCAAGTACTTCTCTCACAACGAGTCGTAATAAGAACTGAGAAAGGAGACATCCAAGGCATTATAGCCGCAAAACCGCCACACCTTCTATCCCCAGAAGAGAGGAAGAAGGTAGTTGAGAAAAAGTCTATGCACATAGACATAGGAGCCACAAGCAAGAAAGAAGCAGAGAAGATGGGAGTCAAAATAGGTAATCCCGCAGTGCCTTGGTCCCCCTTCTCAACCATCAAAAATGGCAAGTTTGGTATGGGAAAGGCCTTCGATGACAGGATAGGAGCCTTCGTTATCATGGAAGTCCTGCGCGAAATCGCTGAAAAGAACATCAAGCATCCAAACACCTTCTATGGTGCAGCAACGGTCCAAGAGGAAGTGGGCGCAAGAGGCGCCGCAACAGTTGCACATCTCGTCGATCCAGATGTAGCCATAGTTCTAGAAGTCGATATTGCAGGAGACGTGCCCGGTGTAAAACCCAGCGAGGCGCCCACGAAGATCGGAAAAGGCCCATCATTACTGACATATGACCGCTCCATGATTCCCAATCAGCCTCTAAAACAATTTGTGATCAATACGGCCAAGAAGATGAAGATCCCCTTACAGTTGTCAATGGCTGCAGCTGGTGGAACAGACGCCAGCAGAATTCATATGAGTCGAGCTGGATGCCCAAGCATCGTAATAAGCATCCCAACTCGGCACATTCACTCTCACGTCGGAATCTTGAGCTTCGAGGATGTGGAAAAAACAATAAAACTGACATTAGGACTTGTGAAACTTCTCAGCAAAAAGAAGGTTGATAGCTTCACAGCTTTCTAG
- a CDS encoding DUF86 domain-containing protein, with product MSHKRSFSSEKSLITTKLSKLRGYQRFLRKLQTTSMEDFTSNFTIRGAVERYLQVSIECVIDIGNEIISSLQLQRPESYRDIPYILAEAKIIPKTFAETIASMTGFRNLLVHDYASININLVYEFLQTKLPDFETFTKHIAKWLEKK from the coding sequence ATAAAAGAAGTTTTAGCTCAGAAAAAAGCTTAATCACAACTAAACTAAGCAAACTGAGAGGATACCAAAGATTCTTGAGGAAACTTCAAACAACGTCGATGGAAGATTTCACAAGCAACTTCACGATAAGAGGGGCTGTTGAAAGGTACCTCCAAGTTTCCATTGAATGCGTCATAGATATTGGCAATGAAATAATCTCCTCGCTGCAACTTCAAAGACCCGAAAGCTACAGAGACATCCCATATATACTAGCAGAAGCGAAAATTATCCCCAAAACCTTTGCTGAAACAATCGCTTCAATGACAGGTTTCCGAAACCTTCTAGTCCACGACTATGCCTCCATAAACATAAATTTAGTTTACGAGTTCCTGCAAACAAAACTTCCTGATTTTGAAACTTTTACAAAACACATCGCTAAATGGCTAGAAAAAAAGTAA